The Homalodisca vitripennis isolate AUS2020 chromosome 7, UT_GWSS_2.1, whole genome shotgun sequence DNA segment AATCAATGAATATTCTGACAATTATTCCTCAGGAATACTTTTTTAAGGTAAAAGATATGCTTCCCTGAGATCTTCAGATAAGGTAATTTCTCATGTTTTCCTTGTAGTAATGAAAGCTTTGCATTGCCTTCGTGATGCCCATTAATCTTTACTACCATTGGTATCTCAAAAACTACTAATTTACCGAAAACGGAGATACTTAACGTGCTATTTAgggacaattaaaaatataaatttagaatttgaaactttttatttcctttttcaaCATGGCAGCTAAGTTTAAACTGTCATAACAATATATCTTTTCCAATTGCAGTTCTACTTAAATAGTATTTTGGTATTCTACTCCACCTAGGCTCATATTAAAAACTGCATTCTGGCTCCAAGTAGATAGTGAAATGatataatgataaaatgtttatgtccaaaaatataattattaactctATCAAAATTGTTAGAACTTTTTTAGAAATTGATAATAAATCTAAAGTCTTGTCCTCAGCATctgattttttaaagatatagcACAAATATAGATAACAAATTACACCTCTAACATATTTTCCGgaagttttaataaacaaaaccttTACAAGGCAGTAGTAGCCTCTAATCAAAGGAGTTAAATAAATGTCAagaatacaaattacaaacatCTTCTTACACagaatatttacaagaaaatatagGGTGTTTCATAAGATGTTAAACATTTACCCATATATTTGTAACTGatatcaaaatatacatttaactttCACGAAAAATTAGTGTCCCTTACAGTTCCTGTAAATACAGggtgtataaaaaaaatcatccgaTTTGGCATGTCTATATTTCGAAGAGTAGTAAGCTGTTATGAGTAGTAAAGgtatgaaaaaactaaaaaaagttatgtaaaagGTGTTCAATATGTCCACCTTTAGATACACGGCATATGTCTATGCGGTATTCAAATTCATCCCACACTGCAGCGAGCATGTCCTGAGTTACTGATTCCACTGCTGTTGTAATGCGATTCCTCAGCTCATCCATTGTTGTTGGTAGCGGAGGCATGTATACGGAGTCTTTGATGAAATCCTACAAGAAAAATATCACATACAGTAAGGTCCGGTGACCTTGGAGGCCAGAAATGTAAGGATGCGGCATTTTGTCCAGTGCGGACGATCCACCGGTCAcgaattctttgatttaaaaaatgccGGACTGCCAGATGCTAATGTGGCGGTGCCCCGTCCTGTTGGTAAACGAAGTCGTTCGAATCAGTCTCCAATTGGGGGAAAAAATAATTCTCAAGCATATCAAGATATGTTATTTCTGTAAGGGTTCTCAGCAAAGAAAAATGGACCGTACATCTTTTCCCGTGAAACCGCGccaaacacattaaattttgtaGAGTCTCTCTTATGTTGCACTATTAAAAGTGGCTTTTCTGTGCCCCATATTCTAACGTTATGGTGGTTTACCtttccatttaaatgaaattgatgatttCATCATGACGATGATGATTGATTCATCTTAAGTAAGATACTCTTTTTAACAGTACGTTGTAGGCGCCTTTAGCTCAACAAACAGAATAGTTAAATCGGatcattctttttgatacacctaATATAGTCGGTTGTAATATACTAATGAGGGTACTTTTAGAAATGccaaacattttgtatatatatatatatatatatatatatatatatatatatatatgcatatatttacgATAAATATCTTTTGCTAAACGAAAATATAAACtggaaattattttatacgtAGGATTTGAAGGGTCCCATTGCTTTACACCAGTTAATATATTGACGTTAGTACATTATTGACACTCGTTAAGCAACAGTTGATCTGTACCTGaataaaatagttgaaattaCATCCATGTTAGGAACTTATTTAATTAACgtgacaaaataaaacttttatagtttTGATCTCCTCAACAATGCTCCTCCATCTCCTGTGTCACAGATGCCAAGTCTGCTAATTATAACTCCTGCTGGTTATGAATTAATCCACCTTTGACTTAGGCGGCCTTGTAGCCTCTTCGTACACTACGCTAATGCTCTGCCCCCAGACGTGCCGAGCCCAAAATGTCTTCCTAAACATATAATACATACTTACAACCTCAAACGTACATTTTGTGTAGATAACTAATCAGTTATTAGTAGTTTCTTCTATGTCAGCAAAAGAattctttacaatttaataataccaAGCGGTTAATCCAAATGTTTGTTATAAGCTCAAGAAAGTGGCTAGCAATATTATATAAACCCAATGTTCATATTCTTAAAGTTTCACAAAGGTTAAAGGTACCAAATAACGTTTATTTGGGTTCATGTGTCCAAATTCTGTTGAAATATTCAGCAACACgtttaaaattactgtaagttaatataatttttgtacttattcatgaatatctattaaatattgtatgaaatgtttgtttacaGGCACTGTAGTTGCCAGAAATCAACTATCAAGTCAGACAAAGGAAAACGTTAAATACCTCTTGGACTGGTACGTTTTGTAAaatacactaataatatttaatactttatggTGTAATATGTCAGTTTTAACAGATGAATTATGAGGTAGGTCTATACCCCAAATTACTAGCAATAcagaaagtaaataaatgtttaaactgtaGAAAAAGTCTTTcctattctacttataactatTCAATTATACTAATCACAATACGAATTAGTTTTAGCGTCTATGTTTGGGTTATTAATGGTTAAGGAGTTTTTCAAAACCTAATTAAGTTTCatcacaaatacaaaaaaatgttcctTCAAATATTCCACCGTAGTTATTACACTTATACCTCACTATTTCTAAAACCTCGTTTATTTACAAACTGTTTTTTCTGTCCACAGGGGAGGTAAAATGTTCATAGAGAGATTGTTTAAAGTGTGGCTCCATGTAGATTGGATTTTTAATCTTCTATGGGGTAAAGAATTTGAAAAAGCAATGAAACATTACGCAGCCTGCATTGATGTCTTCGAGCAGGTACcaccaattatttatttatttatttaacacaacGTAAGATTAAAATAGTTAGATCAACACTGGGAATCTTTAACTCATTTGCATTGTACAAATTAAAAGGCAGCtatcttatattaaaatagtataacgctctatcctaataatattataaatgcaaaagtgcttTTAGTTTATTTGAGTCTATTTCACACATCCTCCCGGGCTAAACCTTGCTGGTTTTAAAGTGGAGAAAGATCCTATATTTATCTTCAAAGTCGTAAAATATTACAGGAAAGGGCCTGTCAAATgtagtaaactattttatttaaacattgtttcatgCCAGCAGAACCATATGTCTAATTAATATAACCACTATTAATTAAGTATACATTTTGTGATAACTATTACATTTCaagtaatttttagaatttagCGATTGGGTGCGtactcatataattttaaacagtccTAAAACTTAATATGGTGAGAATGTGACACACAATTGCCATAAACATACACTTGATGACGAGTGTGTCGTAATCGTGGAAAGAAGGAAAACTAAAAATTGGCGTCGTGAATTGAATTCACCCAAACTAGCAGTGATCGTACACGTGCAAatctactaaattgcgtgcaaatcATTTTAACTGCTACGAGTgcatataaaaaagaaactattatattttaagagcTTTAAAGAGAGCTATGAAACATAAACCTAACTTTTGTGACGGAAATATACTCAATCAAAccggaagtgctcatacatgttCATAACCAACGAAACTGCGTGCGAAGCCGAGCTTAACTGCTtgttatcaattaaattaaataattaactactgGTACTTTTACGAGATAATGTGCAATAACGAAAATTTGGCAAccggaaaatgttttttatagaaaaagaaaagattaaaataattatatttgcacAAAAAACACCTAAAACTTTTATACATTGTTCTGGATTTTGGTAAgcattttatcattaataaattaattataaatttatataatgttttaggaATGGAAAGACGAGGAAAATACAAGAAATTCAGCTCCAGAGTCTAACCAAAGCTATGGATCTGAAGGTAACTATgagttttatcgataatttcaTAACGCTTGCAAGTCACAGCtttgacaatattttaataagtatgtaGATTATCGAGTTTATCTGTTAATTCATGATCATTATTGATACTACAAGCATCATTCATGGTCCATGTAGTGAtttcaaatgttaattttaaaaatatcaaacaactaACAAAAGTAGTGTCCTAACTGACTGACACTTGAAAGCCAAGCAagaattatgaataatataaaaatgtaattttggtaCTAGGTATAATTAATGTGACCTAAGGGATAGGCAACACTGGCCTCTAAATTTGtgacagtttcaataaaaattcacTACTGGAAACTTATGTTAGAAGAGCCCGTTAAATGTAAACTGTTATGTTTAAACATTGGAAAATAACATtacaacaatatgtttaattacttgagtgtttttcatttgtatatatttatatttttgaaggtttatattagtattaaaagtaactaaacttcttatttcaaccgtTTCTGTAATCACTATTGAACACGGTGTTTTATAATATgagaacatttttagttttagtaaaaaatactttaaactacataattttatactttacatacattatattagtACTTGATTGGTACTTTAATGCGGATACCAAAAACAAGTTATTGcataacttttaatacatattttaatactgttacaAAACACACGTTAGTTAATTTTTacacagaagtaggcttttcagacctGTTTATGTACGTATGTTTTCTTGAACGACTGACCAAGTATTAAGAACGGCATAAGAAATACCTTAGTCTTAAATAAGTTACAATTTTCctcattataaacttttataaatttttccttGATCGGGGCAGCAGGGCTAACTCAAACTtggagtcggaaatataattaataaagaaaaaaactttgaattaaaggTTCTACCTGAGGCTGTTAATAATGAAcactaacataatatttttataaaatatgtagacTTCTATTTTCAACCCACGAAAGAGctccataatttattatacaataagttcGTAACTGTAAACCTATTGACTTCGACTTTAGGATTTCCCCATAGTtacaattgttactgaaattgtgggtactattcaatcaaatatcatgGTATGTTGGGAAGGAATTCGAGTTATTTATTGGGTACTTATAAAAAGTTTCACTATTCCAGTTTACGGTTCCAAACCCCTGTTCTTTCAAATTTCAATTGAGAGTAGAttagtaaatttaagtatatttcagTACCCTATCACTAATCTAAGGAGTTTTTAGTGATATGCGTTTAAAAAGGGTGCCTGTTTTAACGGAAAATTGAGTTCAAACCCTTAGGAAACTACTAGTATTTATACATTGGTAGTTGTTTATTTGATTGAATTTGTTTTATCAAATTAGGGGTTATTTTACGGGTTAATAACTTCAAGTTTCTGTtactaatcaaattaaattttgttattaggaAGTGAATTTGGAGAATAGTATAATGGTACATAtgaattaaaacgtaaaatattaatttattgtgtacttACATTCACTAAacctatattttgtaatattggtGTTTGGTAGCTCAACAcacttttatattcaaattagaaATGTCTAGAATTTTACCAATAGGCATTTACTTTACAGTCCATTTATCTTGTTTCACTCAAACGTTCACGATGACTTTTGCCTTGGGCAGAAGTTATGGGacaatacacaatacacaatacacaaagCAGGCCAGAACTTTCATCCACCTGAAGCTACTTTCCATCGCTTTGAGGAAGTCATACAAAAGCATTCACAATCaagttttaattaacttattaataaacAATGCGTTTAAACATTACATCTGGTTTCGGCATTCAAGGTCACGCATGACGCATCCTGGGCTCCCGGATATCGTAATATCTCTGGTCATCCTTATGACAAGCTGGACCTGTGACAAGAATACTGATCGGGAAGTGTGACCATTGACGTTTCCTCGGACATCCCATCATATTAATCTCTTCCACAAGGAAAAGTTATAATTGCTTATATGGTCTTCAAACGTGTTAAGcatacaataaaagtaattagtatttagtaaattaaatccTAAAATGATTTGTGGCACgtataaaacacatgttttactACTTAGGTTTCAATTGATGTGTaatcaaatatttgtatgaattttaagTCAAACTTTAGATGCATCCaagtttattttgtgtaatctgtaTTATTCCTAATACAGTAATTCATTGCATATTTGGAACTACATAAATATCAACATATGCGAGATGATTTATGCAGtagagtttttaaagtttaaaaaatattgtaagctATCATTAAAGTTTAGAGTAAATGAAAGTAAACTGTGGTAACTTTAGTGGGTATAGTAATAATGCTAGAATTTATGTAGCTGTTCTAGAACAAAGGAGTAATCATGtcttacaaaatacatttttagtttaggTATCTTTTATGTGTCGTTTagcttaaaataatttgtacatacaAAGTGCAATCTGTTATTATATTGGTTAAGATTAACATAGTGTGATAATGCGATTAGTATTGACACAAAACCTCAAGTTTTTCCCAAAAGGAAAGAAACGACTTTAACAGAGTAGGAAAGAGAACAGAGTAGCTGCTGACATCCTCAATATCCATAAGATCAgtgagaaaattcagtctaacgGTAATCCAAATTTTATGGAGTAATTTCATCATCATAACCTCAATTTAGCATGTAAAACATGGAGGCTCGTGCAAGATTTCAATAGTCTAGGTATATCGCTTTCGAGATATCGAACGGACAAAACaatctaaattaaatgttttcagcCCCTTGACTGATACACATTGCTCTCGATCAGTCAATGAATGAGGCGGATAtacttaaataacatattatttgtgTACGGAATTTAGAAAGTGGGAGTATTAATAATTCATACATCATTCTCAATATTACGCTTTTCTTCTAtgatatgataaatataatacaaagttataagtTACAGATATTATCGATTAAGTTACgattgaaaatgaataaatttcaatatgGATATTAGCGGTCACAGACATCCTAATCTGTCGTGCCGATGGTAGAGCAGTATAAGACATTGGACCTTGAATCGGAGCTAGTGATAGGAAAGGTTTAAATCCTTTATACGACCGaattactttttatcagtaccatcgatttTGTACTGTATTGACCTTTCCCCTTATCGTGTATGATATGATCCTCGCACAAACAATTAGCCTATGAGAACCAGCAGAAGAAGgattaaaaggagatcggcttaaTCCCTAAAAAATCTCCTTTGCTGTTTACAGCCTACGGTAATCAACCCCCATGAAATTCTGCCACTAAAGATTATACAAATTaccttctagttttttttttttttttttttttttttttttttttttttttttttttttttttttttttgtatttcatgtCATAAAGTGGCAATTCTGGCTGTTTCAATTTGTATATGCTCCATGAACTAAAGATAAAATGGCTTCTGAAGGTTTGTTGACTTCCTTAGGAAATTTAACACTCGTAATTTAATTGTACacaggaatatttttataaaactgaatcCCATTTACAGCTTTCCCTGGGAAAAGTCTACTGGATGTGTGTTTTGAATATCCACCGGATGGGTCTGATGAGCATGAGTGGAGGGACGAGGTTACGACAATGATAGTAGGAGTAAGTATTATCCATAACTTTTTGTAGTAGATATaagttataatgttatatatatatatatatatatatatatatatatatataatattatttactttttaataaaaatatatgttatatgtaaaaaactacaaaattctCTTCCTAAAGACTAGGTACTATAGAACGAGTTTACATGGAACTGGATAAATGCTCGTCTTATGTCTTGTCTTCGCTAAGAATGGGCGGTGTTAAAATGTTATGTCTAACCACGTGTATTTTCAcgaaaagttttattacattcagaaatgttaaattattttaaaatgacattgcTTTCTACGTCCTGGACAACAAATGTTTTTACAGATCTAAGCCGATGAAACGTTTCTTTCAATGGATTTCCAAAAGTTTTGCCTCTACCTGAACTCCAGTAGCACAAACAGTTTATTCAATACTTTATGAAGTGGGCTATACAAATTTATCtatggattaaaattaaattaaactgttgcATATTTTAATGTGAATTCCATTACCTTGACCATTATAGTGTATATGGGGAAATTAACGGATTATACAATAGTATTTGAATGAAAATGGGAATAAAAGTATTCATAACCTTAATTTATGttccattaattttttattatgcattGGTATTGGTATACTGTCCATATCACATTCATTGATGTACGCTTGTGATGTACTTTTTTACAGCTATAAAATTCAGTTGCTATATCCACTTATGGTTCAATTGCTACATTTTCAGGCTACAGATACAGTCGTCGCAGCGTTATCGTTTCTACTGGTTACGCTGGCAAACTATCCCGAAGTTCAAGTAATgcatagtaatataatattagtttacaatcttatgtataaattaaaatttctgtaagtAGAATAGTAATAGTAACAACTGCACCTTATatgtatttacaatacaattactATATTTACTGTGTTCATATATTCAGTCGACATAAATTTTCGTATCTCTAGCAATGAAACACAGCAGAAGAATGTTCATTTTAAGATAATAGCCGTATAAAACGAAAATAAGTGAGGTATGAGTGTTCTAAAGGATGCATTGTGATTACCTAACGATATAATCGTGAATCTCTGCTATTACTATAACAGCGCCTGAGTGACTAATCTCGTGATCTCTGTCTGCCTCTGCGTCTGTAAAGAATGCCGCCTAAAGGTCGAACGCTAAACAAAAAAGTGTACGAGTACAGTTATTACAAGAGTAGTTGAGTAGTTAGTTGATGACCTTGGTTTTTGGTGTCTTTGTCATTTCACTGCATGCAATTTAGCAAATGGGTTGGCTAATTCTTTTCTCATGATGTAATAGAGGATCCAGTCAGATTTAAACCTCTTCTGTAAGAACGTTACACAATTCCCATAATTTTTTTCACTCTCGTATGACAAATCTAAAATTATCAATAGTCATAGGGGTATTTTTTAAACCGATAGTGCAGTTTTACTTTATGCCCTCTCTGCATTTCATAACTAAAAAGGGAGCATGTTTTTCCCACAAAGAGTAGTGTTGTCCTATATTATCTGTATTTTGAAACGTATTTGTGGAAATACCGGTAATATGTAATGCAATCCATAGTAAAACTTCACTTAAAAATGATTAGTCATCTAGGAACTTGGTCAAATGACCGTAACTTATGAACACGTCCGGATTAATAACGAGTAATTGaagtttttttaagttcaaattaCATCCTAACTAATTAAAATACTCACTTAAACCacaatacattattgtttatagCATACATTATCGACACTTTGAACAATGCATATGTCTTACTTACAGGTAGATTCTGAATGAGAGTGCTATGTAGAGTGATATGTCACTGAGTAAAGAGCTGGTGTAAATGTGTTAATTGTTATGGCACATATTTACTTGTGGTATGTGTTATTAACACGTAATCGGAGGCACAAAACGTGTATATATTTGACGAAAACCAGGATGATAACACGTTGTGTCCACAGAAATTTCATTTGCCAATTTCTcgttactttttataatttttttcgtaaTTTTCACGTTTATAGaatttttggaattattaaaacataaaatgctaACTATAACTTTCTCTTTAGAATCGGAAATAATACATATATGACATAcatagtgttattataatatacattacaaatagtagtgttttattgaaaattattatatgcaCTCCAATAACGGATctcgtattattataaattatctttactAAACTGATGAATAGTGCTGATGAAACTGgaatatataaagaattttcaaagGATACAGCTAATATTGGTTCACTttagtatttgttataaaatgagtACATATACTTTTGAGTATTCACTTACAGGAAACTTAGCCaagttttttaatactgtttttgtGAAAACAAAATTACTGCAACTAAATTATGTACGGGTTTTAAATAAACATGCCTTTAACgatatttaatatagaaatactcattatattaattaatataatgtgtATGGTTCCTAatgttgctttttaaaataatcacttcTAAAACAAGGATTGAACGAAAATCCATAAAGTAAGCGTACTGTTAACAATAAAAGAAACtaagaaaatctttttttttatttttagttgtacaCAAGGCTTCCTGACATGCATGCATGTcagacaaacaatatttttacgaTAATTTAACATTACGTAATAATAATCCTCTTTATTGCTAGAAACTATCACACTTCACTTTATCAACGCTCTTTTAGAggataattacaaattacaaaggATAATTCTCAGATTCTTCATTTGTTTCAGACAAAAATCCAAGCCGAAATTCACGAAGTTATAGGAGACTCTCGTGGTGATCTTACACTCTCAGATCTCAACTCTCTAACATACCTGGGGTATGCCATCATGGAGAGTATGAGACTGCATGGAACATTCCCAGTAATAGTACGGAGAGCCACGAGGGACACAAAACTCTGTATGTAGTtttatatagttgtttttatttgacGTTTGTATAAAATTTCTTAGTGAGTAGGATTCTTTTATTTTGCAgcaatgtaaatttatatatatttatataattttttcgtAAAGATTAAATTTGAGGTTAGGTATGGACGTATGGTAGGGAAGATAGACgttcattaaaaaaactagttACATAAGGTAACAACAacgaaaatatgtattttagtgTAATTGAGGAAAATCCAAatgataaacaatttattttcttaaactataaaatgttcaaaataaaaataaaagaaaatgaaaataaagtgtACGGTAATTAATTCAATGAAGTTTACTCTTTTTTGGGTCCAAGAGATGAAATCTGAATCGCTTCACAGTCTCCACACACAAAAAAACTTCTAAgctctttttaatatttatagagaaattaataatattggtttgaACAGTTTACGGTATGAACTTACTGTAGAAGGGTTTATGTAATGGAGGATTTTATCTCAATTTTGTTTTGGAccttttatagtatttttatatttgtggatTACAAGAGCTTCCTATGGGCAGGGAAATTAGAGAGCCATAGGATTTTTAGTAGATATGAAACTCTAAAAATTTTACACTTGATCCAGACTGAGAAAGTTTTAAAGCAGAAACTGGCAGATTCAGGTACTAATACAGTCTAGAGATACGTGAGCTATCTGTGGTCAGTTTGCTCCAGAAGAAGTGTTACAGATAAGACGGATTATTAATAGAGGTATATACTAGATATACGCAAATACTTTTTGAAGCTTATAAGTTGCAAATAGTAAGGGTTTAATTTTACTAGGCTGGTGCAGCCTTTAAAAAGATAGCTTCTGAGATCAGTTCGATCCagataccaaaataaaatatgtatctcGTGAAGCAATTATCCATGGtctaaataaatctttatagtaaaaaattaatggtatttaaaacattacactttTTTAGTTCAGcattagcaataaaataaagataaaaacgGCTATTCATGTGCTTTTAGCTGTATGTACTCTGCCAGCGGGAAGCAGGATTCTGATACCTCTCCACGCCATGGGGTGGCATGAGAACCAGTTTCCTCATCCAGAGAAGTTCATGCCTGAACGATTCGCCCCAGACATGCAACAGGAGAGCGCAACAAAGCGTCACATGTATGCCTTCCTTCCCTTTAGTGCAGGGCCTAGAAACTGTATAGGTAAGCACGGGGTTATTTTGGTTATACAAGTGATGTGTagccaaaacattttaataaccaaagattttttttccatgaatgctagttacatataaaaaaaactagtttgttTACTTCACAATAATTATTGGCCTTAAATTATAAATGCGTATTagctaacaaataaaaattgttaattgtaaaatatatatgattacaagATAGGAAGGAAAAAGGTAAGAAATATGAAATAGCTTGTGAAAATATTTAGAGGTAaatcattttgtattattattttatattcataatactgtaaaaatgcatattaaaatataaaaaacccctACTTCTTCTC contains these protein-coding regions:
- the LOC124365992 gene encoding cytochrome P450 4V2-like gives rise to the protein MSVLLLLVSILCLIPVVLYLQFRWRHRHILATANKLPCPPAWPFIGNALFFVGDITSITKNIIIFTTQFKGLFSIWVGPVPVFVASDPSDVQIILNSSNTLEKDVVYNFLKPFIGNGLLTAPAVMWKKYRRLISPVLHPSNVEQYLSVFNDVSKDLVDKLACGTKEIEPTNDIFCTALDAVMSTVVARNQLSSQTKENVKYLLDWGGKMFIERLFKVWLHVDWIFNLLWGKEFEKAMKHYAACIDVFEQEWKDEENTRNSAPESNQSYGSEAFPGKSLLDVCFEYPPDGSDEHEWRDEVTTMIVGATDTVVAALSFLLVTLANYPEVQTKIQAEIHEVIGDSRGDLTLSDLNSLTYLGYAIMESMRLHGTFPVIVRRATRDTKLSVCTLPAGSRILIPLHAMGWHENQFPHPEKFMPERFAPDMQQESATKRHMYAFLPFSAGPRNCIGKTYAMMMMKTVMVHILRRFTVNTQVRLEDIEYELKVVMFSKTPLLLKFNPR